A window of Spodoptera frugiperda isolate SF20-4 chromosome 17, AGI-APGP_CSIRO_Sfru_2.0, whole genome shotgun sequence contains these coding sequences:
- the LOC118276955 gene encoding uncharacterized protein LOC118276955, whose protein sequence is MHKLIFLFAALLSTASTEKCYGVVFNRKCYEIDILKEGINNIHQLALNDNDNTLYFTFDQIAKEPMRGLAFFNLDSKATGIIEGVRNASGVAVDQRRNRVYVGGADGLFFLNDNKVPEQLPAKDNILYLYYKDVIFFVNKRREAYRFDYGVVSPLQEVQGIAVDKLIVDDEYNMFFLQNRKLFRVKLGTRAINTHERYTVDAITTDFNYKPFVSTTNGLYVYNKYKYALDKVSTITDLKEIVFNRLGEPIYVVEDHLVKLKNPVTYLHD, encoded by the coding sequence AAACTAATCTTCCTCTTCGCGGCCCTGCTATCGACGGCGTCCACAGAAAAGTGTTACGGCGTAGTATTCAATAGGAAATGCTATGAAATCGACATATTGAAAGAAGGCATCAACAACATCCACCAATTGGCATTGAATGATAATGATAACACACTATATTTCACCTTCGATCAAATCGCCAAGGAACCGATGAGAGGGCTCGCTTTTTTCAACCTTGACTCCAAAGCCACCGGCATCATAGAAGGAGTAAGAAATGCTTCAGGAGTTGCAGTAGACCAGAGAAGAAACAGGGTCTACGTCGGCGGAGCAGACGGTCTATTCTTCTTAAACGATAACAAAGTACCGGAACAGCTACCAGCTAAGGACAACATACTATATTTGTACTACAAAGATGTCATTTTCTTTGTTAACAAACGGAGAGAAGCATACAGATTTGATTATGGCGTTGTAAGCCCATTGCAAGAAGTCCAAGGAATAGCAGTAGATAAATTAATAGTAGACGATGAGTATAACatgtttttcttacaaaatagaAAACTGTTCAGAGTTAAATTGGGTACTAGAGCGATAAACACTCATGAGAGATATACAGTCGATGCAATAACCAcggattttaattataaaccaTTTGTTAGTACAACCAATGGGCTTTATGTTTACAATAAGTATAAGTATGCTTTAGACAAAGTTTCAACAATAACTGATTTGAAAGAAATTGTGTTTAATCGTTTAGGTGAACCTATCTATGTAGTCGAGGATCATTTGGTTAAGTTAAAGAACCCTGTAACTTATTTACACGATTGA